The region CTCGCCGGGATCGACGCGACGATCAGCGGCCCGACCGCCGCCCGCCTACAGGGGTGCACCGCGGCCGAGGCGCTGCCCACGCACGTCCTCGTCCCCTACGGCCACTGGCTGCGGTCGCGGCCCGGGCTCGTCGTGCACAATGGCCCTGACCGCGACGCCGACCGGATCGACCTCGACGGACTCCCCGTCCTCGCGCTCGAACGCGTCGTCACGGACCTGCTCTGCACCGCGTCCCCGCCCGACGCGTTCGCCGTGCTCGACCAGTGCCTTGCCCTGGCCCTGGACCCCGAGGCCACCCGGAAACGGATCGACGAGCGGATGGCCTGCCGTACGGATCCGCGCGGCACGCGCCGGGCGGCGGCCATGCTCGCCGTCGCGACCGGGGCTGCGTTGTCTCCTCCGGAGAGTTGGGCGACCTGGCACGTCGTCGATCTCGGGTTCCCTCCCCCGCAGGTCAACTGGCCGCTCCGAAGTCCGGACGGGACCACACTGTTCCTGCTCGACCTGGCCTGGCCGGAGCACCGCATCGTGGTCGAGTACGACGGCTGGGCCACGCACTTCGGCCGGGAGATCCCGGACGCGGAGCGCCAGGTGCATCTGGAGCGCCGCGGCTGGATCGTGATCCGGGCGGACGTGGCGGATCTGCGGGACCGGACCCGGCTCGCCGCGGACCTCGACGACGCCTTCCGACGACGCGGCGTCCCGTTGCGTCGCGCGCCGGGAGCCCTGCGGGGACGGCGTCACCGCGAGCCGGGGTTCGACAGCCGCCGGTACACCGCGACTCGGTAGCCGCCAGACCCCGACTCGCGGGGTCGGGAGGGTTCATCGCACTCTCCCGATCACCGTGTCACTGAATGTACGATCGTTCAGTTGGCGTTGTTCCGAGACGCAGGGGAGACCTTCCGGTGGCTGATGCATTCATCGTGGGCGCAGTTCGCACGCCTGTCGGGACCCGCAAGGGTGCCCTGGCCGGGGTGCACCCGGCCGATCTCGGTGCGCACGTGCTCAAGGAGCTGATGACCCGCACGGGTGTGGACCCGGCCGCGGTCGAAGACGTGATCATGGGTTGCGTCAGCCAGCTCGGACCCCAGGCGGGCGACATCGCGCGCACCGCGTGGCTCTCCGCCGGGCTCCCGCAGACCGTCCCGGGCGTCACGATCGACCGGCAGTGCGGCTCGTCGCAGCAGGCGCTGCACTTTGCGGCGCAGGGCGTCATGTCCGGAACGCAGGACCTGGTCGTCGCGGCCGGGGTCGAGCAGATGGCGATGGTCCCGATGACCTCGAACGCCATGGTCGTCAAGGAGCTCGGCGCGAGCACCAAGGGCGACGGCTGGAACGCCCGGTACGGGGACCAGGAGATCTCCCAGTTCCGCGGTGCCCAGCTGATCGTCGAGAAGTGGGGCTTCTCCCGCGAGGACCTGGAGAGGTTCTCCCTGGAGAGCCACCGGCGTGCGGTCACGGCGATCGACGAGGGCAGGTTCACCGACCAGATCGCGCCGATCGCCCACCTCGACACGGACGAGGGCGCCCGCCGCGACACGACCCTGGAGAAGCTCGCCGGCCTCAAGGCCCTCCGCGAGGGCTGGGCGATCACCGCCGGCGTCGCGAGCCAGATCTCCGTCGGTGCCGCGGCCCTGCTCGTCGCGTCCGAGGACGCGATCCGTCGCTACGACCTGACCCCGCTGGCGCGGGTGCACACCCTCGCCGTCGTGGGCGACGACCCGGTCTACATGCTGACCGGCCCGATCCCCGCCACGCAGGCGGCACTCAAGCGCTCGGGGCTCGGCATCGACGACATCGACACCTTCGAGATCAACGAGGCCTTCGCCCCGGTGGTCCTGGCGTGGGCGCAGGACACCGGCGCAGACCTGGCGAAGACCAACCCCAACGGGGGCGCGATCGCCCTCGGTCACCCGCTGGGCGCCACCGGTGCGATCCTGGCGACCAAGATGATCCACGAGCTGCACCGCACGGGAGGCCGCTTCGGCTTGCAGTCCATGTGCGAGGGCGGCGGTCAGGCGAACGCCACGATCCTCGAGCGCGTCTGACCCTCTTGATCTTCACGAACGGCACTTTCGCTCATCAGGGAGGGATGAGCGAAGGTGCCGTTCGTGCACTTCAGGGCTGCGCAGACCCGTGGAGGTGGCAGCGGACCGTGCCTCCACCCGGGGCGTCGACGGGGGGCGGCGCCACCGTCCGGCAGATCTCCATGACGTGCGGGCACCTCGTGTGGAAGGCGCAGCCCGACGGCGGGTTCGCGGCGTCCGGCATCTCCCCGGTCAGGATGATCCGCTCCCGCTCCCGCTGCCGGCGCGGGTTCGGCACCGGGACCGCCGAGAGCAGGGCCTCGGTGTACGGGTGCGCCGGCCGGTCGAAGAGCCGGTCCGTCAGTCCCGTCTCGACGATCTCTCCCAGGTACATAACGGCCACCCGATGCGCGATGTGCCGGACGACGGCGAGGTCGTGCGCGATGAACAGGTACGAGAGCCGGAACTCGGACTGCAGGTCCTCCAGCAGGTTGAGGATCTGGTTCTGCGTCGACACGTCCAGCGCGCTGACGGCCTCGTCGCACACCAGCAGCCGCGGGTTCAGCGCGATCGCCCGGGCGATCGCGAGCCGCTGGCGCTGCCCGCCGGAGAACTCGTACGGATACCGCTGTGCGTACCGCTTCGAGAGCCCGACGTGGTCCAGCAGGTCCGCCACCCGTTTCGAGCGCTCGGCCCGCGAGAGCGTGTCGTGCGTGTCCAGGGGCTCGGCGATGCTCTCCCCCACGACCATCGAGGGGTCGAGCGAGCTGTACGGGTCCTGGAAGACCATCTGCATGCGCCGCCGTGCGGCCCGCAGCTCCTGGCCCTTCAGCGCCGTGATGTCCTCGCCGTCGAGCCGGACGACCCCCCGCGTCGGTTCGACGAGCCGGAGCATCGCACGCCCGGTCGTCGACTTGCCGGAACCGGACTCGCCGACGAGCCCGAGCGTCTCCCGCTCCCCGATCTCGAAGCCGACGTCGCGCACGGCCCGCAGCGATCCGCTCCGGCCCAGCAGCCCGCCCCGGATCGGGAACTCGACGTCGAGTCCCTCGACCTTCGAGACCGGGGTACCGCCGGCCGGAGCCGGGTCCACGAGCTCCTCGGTTCCCATGGCCCTGCTCATGCGCTCCCCTTCAGTACCAGGTCGCCCACACGCAGGCAGCGGCTGGTCCCGCCGCCGCTCAGCGTCCGTTCGGCCACCCGCCCGTCCCGGTCGCCGCTGCTGCACACGTCGACGACGTGGGCGCAGCGCGGATGGAACCGGCAGCCGGTGGGCATCGATCCGGCGGGCGGCGTCGCGCCCGGGATGGTCGCGAGCCGCCCGGATCGGGCCGTGAGCTGTGGCATCGCGCTCAGCAGGGCCTCGGTGTACGGGTGCCGCGGCCGGTCGTAGAGGTCGTCGATCCCGGCCTGCTCGACAACCTGGCCCGCGTACATCACGACGGCCCGGTCGCAGATGTCCGCGACGACGCCGAGGTCGTGCGTCACGAACACGACCGCCGTGCCGAACTCGTCCCGCATGGCCCGGAGCAGGTCGAGCACCTGGGCCTGGATCGTCACGTCGAGGGCCGTGGTCGGCTCGTCCGCGATGATCACCTTCGGCTCGCAGGACAGGGCCATGGCGATCATGACCCGCTGCCGCATGCCGCCGGAGAACTCGTGGGGGTAGCTGCGGGCGCGCGTCTCCGCGTGCGGGATGCCGACGGTCGTCAGGACCTCCACCGCGCGGGCCCACGCCGCCTTCTTCGAGCACCCGCGGTGCCGCCGGACGACCTCGGCGATCTGGTCCCCGACGCGGAAGGCCGGGTCCAGGCTGGTCATCGGCTCCTGGAAGATCATCGAGATCTCGTCGCCGCGCAGCAGCTCCAGCTTGTGCGCCGGCATCCCGACGAGCTCGACGCCGTCGAGCCGGATGCTCCCGCCCACGACCCGGGAGGACTCGCGGGGCAGGAGGCCGAGCACCGACAGGCTGGTCACGGTCTTGCCGGAGCCCGACTCGCCGACGAGGCCGACGGTCTCGCCCCGCTCCACCGAGAAGGAGACCTCGTCCAGCACGGTGACCCAGCCGTCCTCGGTGGCGAACTGGACCTCGAGCCCGTCGACGACGAGCAGCGGATCTGTCATGACCCCCTCCGGGTCTCACGGCCGAGCGAGTCCCGCAGCCCGTCGCCGAGGAGGTTGAAGGCGAGCACGGTCAGCGCGATGAGCAGACCGGGGAAGATCGTCAGCCACGGCGCCGCCGCGGTGTAGCGGAAGCCGCGCTCGATCATGGAGCCCCAGCTCGCGTCCGGCGGCTGCACGCCGAGCCCGAGGAAGCTCAGGCTGGCCTCGGCGAGCATCGCCATGGCGGCGGTCAGCGAGATCTGCACGATCAACGGGGACAGCGCGTTAGGCAGGACGTGGCGCCGGATCACCCGCGCGGTCGGCGTGCCGATCGAGCGGGACGCCTCGATGAACGTCTCCTCGCGGATGCTCAGCACGGTCCCCCGTACCAGCCGGACGAACCGCGGCGCGAAGATCACCCCGATCACGAACATGGCGTTGGTGAGGCTCGGCCCGAGGACGCCGACGAACGCGATCGCCAGGATCAGCGGCGGAAAGCTCATCAGCGCGTCCGTCACGCGCATGATCACCGCGTCGACGCGACGGCCGGCGTACCCGGCGATCAGGCCCGGGACGACGCCCAGCACGACGGCGACGGCGACGGCCTGCGCGGCCGCGAGGAGCGAGATCCGCCCGGCGTACAGGGCCCGGCTGAACACGTCCCGTCCGAGGTCGTCGGTACCCAGGACGTGTCCGCCCCCGGGCGGCTGCAGCACCCCGGAGAGGTTCTGCTGCAACGGGTCGTGGGTCGCGAGCAGCGGCGCGCAGAGCGCCGACAGCACGACGAGGACCAGGTAGCCCAGGGCGATCAGCCCGGGGACCTGCCGCCGGAAGCGGCGCAGGAAGCGGGCGCGCGCGGACTGCTCCGGGGCGGAGATCGCCTCGCGCGCGTCGAGGGACGCGGTGGCGGTCACGCCTGCCTCACCTTCGGGTTCAGCCAGCCGTAGCTCAGGTCCACGACCAGGTTGACGAGCATGACGACCAGCGCGGTCACGACGACGATGCCCTGGATCATCGGGATGTCCCGCTGCAGCACGGAGCGGATGGCGAGGTCGCCCAGGCCGGGCAGGCCGAACACCCGCTCGACGATCACGGACCCGCCGAGCAGGAAGCCGATCTGGAAGCCGATGACGGTCACGACCGGCACGGCGGCGTTCTTCAGCCCGTGCTTGGCGACGACGGCGCGGCCGCGCAGCCCGTTCGCGCGGGCGGTCCGGATGAAGTCCTGCTGCAGGACGTCGGAGAGCGAGCCGCGCAGCTGCCGGGTGATCTCGGCGGCCACGGCCATGCCGAGGGTCAGCCCCGGCAGCACGAGGCCCCGGGCCCACTCCCCCACGCCCTCCGAGAGCGGCGTGTAACCCACCGCCGGGAAGATCGGGAAGGCGAGCGCGAACGCCATGATCAGCAGGATCCCGACCCAGAAGTTCGGCAGCGAGATGCCGACCGAGGCGAACAGCGTCGCCCCGCGGTCCTGCCACCGGCCGCGGCGCAGGGCCGCGACGATCCCGGCGGGCACGGCGATCAGCAGTGCGACCACCATCGCCGCGAGGGTGACGGCGACAGTGACCGGGAAGCGGGACATGATCGCGCCGGACACGGACTCGTTGCTGAACAGCGAGCTGCCCAGGTCACCGGTCAGGGCATGGGCGGCCCATCCGGCGTACTGCACCAGGACGGGGTCGTCGAGCCCCAGGCGTTCCCGGGTGGCGTCGATCTGGGCCTCGGTGGCGTTCTCGCCCGAGATCGTGATCGCCGGATCACCGGGGATCAGCAGGACCAGGGCGAAGACGCCCAGGGACACCAGGAACAGGAGCGGGACGATCATCAGGACACGTCTGAGCGTGTAGCGGAGCACTACTGAGCCCTCCCTACGGACGTCGGTGTCGCGAGGGTGGAGAAATGCCACCTCGCTGTGGCGGAAGGTGTGGGTCCGGTCGGATACTTCGCCGGCAATACGTGGTCAATACGCATGCCGAATAGGCCCGCGGCGGAAATCGTACGACTCCGCAGGCAATGGAGAGATCAACTTAACGATCGTTCATAAAGTAGCGTTCGATGCGCTTCCGGTCAACGACCGTTTCACGTCGAGACGCTCGGGAGGCCCGGAGCTGCGCCTTCTGAGATGATCAAGGCGACCCGGGAGCTTGCTCCAGATTGGAGCATGATCCAGCTGGTGTAAAGAATTCACACTTGTAAGCCTGTTCGAAGCATGCACAGAATGACGCCCACGTCGCATCACGATGCATCCGCGTCACGCTCGCGATCCGCCACCCGCAATGTCGCGGAACCGGAAGGTGGACCCAGGAAAATGTCCGTCCGTCACATCCGATCAGTCTCCACGGCCGTCCTGTCCGGACTCCTGGCCGCCACGCTCGTCGTGGCCTGCTCCCCCTCGCACCCACGGGCGGAGGTGGCACCGGGGGCTCCGCGGAGGTCGTCGCGAACTCCGATCTCGACCCCGAGGCCACCATCCGCTACGCGGACGCCGTCGGGCCCAGCCGGTTCGACCCGCACCGGTCGACGAACGGACAGGACATCCGCTTCCTGGCGCCGGTCTACGACCGGCTGATCCACCTCGACACCGCCGGCGATCCCGTTCCCGGCCTCGCGACCGCGTGGGAATGGCAGGACGACGGGCTCGCCCTGAAGCTCGCCATCCGCGAAGGCGTCCGCTTCCACGACGGCACACCCTTCGACGCGTCGTCGGTCAAGGCCAACATCGAACGGGCCAAGACCGTCGAGGGCTCCTCGGTCAAGTCGGACCTCGCCTCCATCGAGACGGTCGAGGTGCCCGACGCCAGGACCGTCGTGCTGAAGCTGAACCAGCGCAACAGCGCCCTGCTCGGGCTGCTCTCCCACCGCGCCGGCTGCATGGTCAGCCCGGCCGCATTCGCCAATCCGGACCTGGACCTCAAGCCGGTCGGCACCGGCATGTACAAGGTGAGCAGCTACCGCCCCGGTGACGTCATCCAGTACGTGCGCAACGACGACTACTGGGACTCCGGCGTCGTCGGCGTCCGCAACCTCGAGCTGCGGATCCTGCCCGACGAGGTCACCCGGATGAACGCCATGCGCACCGGCGAGGTCGACGTCGCGCTTCTGTCCGGCCGGCTCGTCCCCGAGGCCTCCGGGCTCCCGGGCGTCACCGTGCACCGCAGCACGACCCTGACCTACCTGGTGCTGTACCTGAACCGGGCGCGCGCCGAGTTCGGCAACCCCAAGGTGCGCCAGGCGCTCAACTACGCCGTGGACCGCAAGGCGATCGCCGAGGGCATCTACTTCGGCGCGGCACAGCCGACCGTCCAGCCCTTCCCGCCGAACTACTACGCCTACAACCCGGCCTTCCCCGGCGACTACTACCCGCACGACCCGGCCAAGGCGAAGCAGCTACTCGCCGAGGCGGGGCTGCCGAACGGGTTCGAGTTCGAGATGCTCGTGACCGCGCTGTCGACCTACACCCAGGCGGGCGAGGCGGTGCAGAACATGCTGGCCGAGGTCGGCGTCAAGGCCAACATCCGCAACGTCGAGGCCGCCCAGACCGCGGACGTCTACTACGGCCAGCAGCAGGGAGACGCCCTGGTCTCGCAGTGGGGAGGGCGTCCGGACCCGTCGATGACGATCGGTCTGCAGTTCACCTCGACCGGCTTCTCCAACCCGGGCCGGCAGACCACGCCACGCCTGGAGGAGCTGCAGAACGAGGCGCTGGGCAGCCTCGACCCGGCGGTGCGCTCCGAGCGCATCCACGACGCCGTCGGCGAGCTCGTCGAGCAGGCGTTCCAGGTGCCGATCGTGATGGACGAGTCCGTGATCGCCACCGGCCAGAAGATCGCCGGCTTCGAGACCCTGGTGACGGGGCAGATCAACTTCCAGAAGCTGGGCGTCAGGAAGTGAGGCGACGGCTCCTGCCGCTCGCCCTCACGTTCGAGCCGGGGCTTGCGGACCGGCCGGAGTTCCGTGGCGTCGCCAAGGCCGCTGCCTCCCTGACCTCCCTGCCC is a window of Pseudonocardia sp. T1-2H DNA encoding:
- a CDS encoding DUF559 domain-containing protein, with the protein product MDLAAFGRHGALPRTRAAELFGEHHVRAALQSGLVVSLWRGVLVDATRLADPVTRASAAAHLAGIDATISGPTAARLQGCTAAEALPTHVLVPYGHWLRSRPGLVVHNGPDRDADRIDLDGLPVLALERVVTDLLCTASPPDAFAVLDQCLALALDPEATRKRIDERMACRTDPRGTRRAAAMLAVATGAALSPPESWATWHVVDLGFPPPQVNWPLRSPDGTTLFLLDLAWPEHRIVVEYDGWATHFGREIPDAERQVHLERRGWIVIRADVADLRDRTRLAADLDDAFRRRGVPLRRAPGALRGRRHREPGFDSRRYTATR
- a CDS encoding acetyl-CoA C-acetyltransferase; translated protein: MADAFIVGAVRTPVGTRKGALAGVHPADLGAHVLKELMTRTGVDPAAVEDVIMGCVSQLGPQAGDIARTAWLSAGLPQTVPGVTIDRQCGSSQQALHFAAQGVMSGTQDLVVAAGVEQMAMVPMTSNAMVVKELGASTKGDGWNARYGDQEISQFRGAQLIVEKWGFSREDLERFSLESHRRAVTAIDEGRFTDQIAPIAHLDTDEGARRDTTLEKLAGLKALREGWAITAGVASQISVGAAALLVASEDAIRRYDLTPLARVHTLAVVGDDPVYMLTGPIPATQAALKRSGLGIDDIDTFEINEAFAPVVLAWAQDTGADLAKTNPNGGAIALGHPLGATGAILATKMIHELHRTGGRFGLQSMCEGGGQANATILERV
- a CDS encoding ABC transporter ATP-binding protein, which translates into the protein MSRAMGTEELVDPAPAGGTPVSKVEGLDVEFPIRGGLLGRSGSLRAVRDVGFEIGERETLGLVGESGSGKSTTGRAMLRLVEPTRGVVRLDGEDITALKGQELRAARRRMQMVFQDPYSSLDPSMVVGESIAEPLDTHDTLSRAERSKRVADLLDHVGLSKRYAQRYPYEFSGGQRQRLAIARAIALNPRLLVCDEAVSALDVSTQNQILNLLEDLQSEFRLSYLFIAHDLAVVRHIAHRVAVMYLGEIVETGLTDRLFDRPAHPYTEALLSAVPVPNPRRQRERERIILTGEMPDAANPPSGCAFHTRCPHVMEICRTVAPPPVDAPGGGTVRCHLHGSAQP
- a CDS encoding ABC transporter ATP-binding protein is translated as MTDPLLVVDGLEVQFATEDGWVTVLDEVSFSVERGETVGLVGESGSGKTVTSLSVLGLLPRESSRVVGGSIRLDGVELVGMPAHKLELLRGDEISMIFQEPMTSLDPAFRVGDQIAEVVRRHRGCSKKAAWARAVEVLTTVGIPHAETRARSYPHEFSGGMRQRVMIAMALSCEPKVIIADEPTTALDVTIQAQVLDLLRAMRDEFGTAVVFVTHDLGVVADICDRAVVMYAGQVVEQAGIDDLYDRPRHPYTEALLSAMPQLTARSGRLATIPGATPPAGSMPTGCRFHPRCAHVVDVCSSGDRDGRVAERTLSGGGTSRCLRVGDLVLKGSA
- a CDS encoding ABC transporter permease; this encodes MTATASLDAREAISAPEQSARARFLRRFRRQVPGLIALGYLVLVVLSALCAPLLATHDPLQQNLSGVLQPPGGGHVLGTDDLGRDVFSRALYAGRISLLAAAQAVAVAVVLGVVPGLIAGYAGRRVDAVIMRVTDALMSFPPLILAIAFVGVLGPSLTNAMFVIGVIFAPRFVRLVRGTVLSIREETFIEASRSIGTPTARVIRRHVLPNALSPLIVQISLTAAMAMLAEASLSFLGLGVQPPDASWGSMIERGFRYTAAAPWLTIFPGLLIALTVLAFNLLGDGLRDSLGRETRRGS
- a CDS encoding ABC transporter permease, which translates into the protein MAFLHPRDTDVRREGSVVLRYTLRRVLMIVPLLFLVSLGVFALVLLIPGDPAITISGENATEAQIDATRERLGLDDPVLVQYAGWAAHALTGDLGSSLFSNESVSGAIMSRFPVTVAVTLAAMVVALLIAVPAGIVAALRRGRWQDRGATLFASVGISLPNFWVGILLIMAFALAFPIFPAVGYTPLSEGVGEWARGLVLPGLTLGMAVAAEITRQLRGSLSDVLQQDFIRTARANGLRGRAVVAKHGLKNAAVPVVTVIGFQIGFLLGGSVIVERVFGLPGLGDLAIRSVLQRDIPMIQGIVVVTALVVMLVNLVVDLSYGWLNPKVRQA
- a CDS encoding ABC transporter substrate-binding protein, whose amino-acid sequence is MHLDTAGDPVPGLATAWEWQDDGLALKLAIREGVRFHDGTPFDASSVKANIERAKTVEGSSVKSDLASIETVEVPDARTVVLKLNQRNSALLGLLSHRAGCMVSPAAFANPDLDLKPVGTGMYKVSSYRPGDVIQYVRNDDYWDSGVVGVRNLELRILPDEVTRMNAMRTGEVDVALLSGRLVPEASGLPGVTVHRSTTLTYLVLYLNRARAEFGNPKVRQALNYAVDRKAIAEGIYFGAAQPTVQPFPPNYYAYNPAFPGDYYPHDPAKAKQLLAEAGLPNGFEFEMLVTALSTYTQAGEAVQNMLAEVGVKANIRNVEAAQTADVYYGQQQGDALVSQWGGRPDPSMTIGLQFTSTGFSNPGRQTTPRLEELQNEALGSLDPAVRSERIHDAVGELVEQAFQVPIVMDESVIATGQKIAGFETLVTGQINFQKLGVRK